From Luteolibacter arcticus, one genomic window encodes:
- a CDS encoding SWIM zinc finger family protein encodes MIFQYQYRGFSRVGSTPRSTAMTFVPDGGRPPMAFNGLLRDKLPFREAICAMHRVVTGDLRWKPKEREDYKAWAATQEEVWLAEFMERAGEIKGQVSAVREELDTLRSRKWEVMTPFRDAKQRYFQHIYKWERIWWIVLDPVITVHPDQVFFECFSQDESSYARLSCTHDVFEKVGDFTCGTTNIDYSAPLYDEFRKIRDYKETALAIDPGGFEVKTGDDPALREEKIDVPDSWVRGFLQVSSAMTLDGIEVDLDPMDFHAICFHLKRKKERHGPRSLRFRLNPGQPPVIIVDPWGTEIVCRRSFHHAKENTEIRLWGRRRLLVLEAMIPLARRVKVRLLGYGMPSFWQVDMGALNFTLGLSGWTANDWSRAGQFDLMAPRTAVSTEAVEMVLGALNRSWFSSASSLAAQLSMPPADVLGALVAGTQAGLVVKDPGDDLWRARALSREPLPLDRLRFSNEREAKARELFQRGSVKVEVEERIGERQIAGIVDDGKTRYPVEAVIDADERLVRAKCSCNFFQQNRLRLGPCEHVLAARMAKARYHFSAK; translated from the coding sequence ATGATCTTCCAGTATCAATACCGTGGCTTCTCGCGCGTCGGCTCCACGCCGCGGTCGACCGCGATGACCTTCGTGCCCGATGGAGGCCGGCCGCCGATGGCCTTCAACGGTCTGCTGCGTGACAAGCTGCCCTTCCGCGAGGCGATCTGTGCGATGCACCGCGTCGTCACCGGTGACCTGCGCTGGAAGCCGAAAGAGCGCGAGGATTACAAGGCGTGGGCCGCCACGCAGGAGGAAGTCTGGCTTGCCGAATTCATGGAGCGGGCCGGCGAGATCAAGGGCCAGGTTTCCGCCGTGCGCGAGGAACTCGATACGCTCCGCTCCCGGAAGTGGGAGGTGATGACGCCGTTCCGCGACGCGAAGCAGCGCTACTTCCAGCACATCTACAAATGGGAGCGCATCTGGTGGATCGTCCTCGATCCGGTGATTACCGTGCATCCCGATCAGGTATTCTTCGAGTGCTTCAGCCAGGACGAATCAAGCTACGCGCGGCTGTCCTGCACGCACGATGTCTTTGAGAAAGTCGGCGACTTCACCTGCGGCACCACGAATATCGACTACTCCGCGCCGTTGTACGATGAGTTTCGTAAGATCCGCGACTACAAGGAGACCGCGCTGGCGATCGACCCCGGTGGCTTCGAAGTGAAGACCGGCGACGACCCCGCGCTTCGCGAGGAGAAGATCGACGTGCCCGATTCATGGGTGCGCGGGTTCTTGCAAGTCAGCTCGGCGATGACGCTCGATGGCATCGAGGTGGATCTCGATCCGATGGACTTCCACGCGATCTGCTTTCACTTGAAGCGGAAGAAGGAAAGGCACGGCCCGCGCTCGCTGCGCTTCCGGCTGAATCCGGGCCAGCCGCCGGTCATCATCGTCGATCCCTGGGGCACCGAGATCGTTTGCCGCCGGTCCTTCCATCATGCGAAGGAGAACACCGAGATCCGGCTGTGGGGACGCCGCCGCTTGCTGGTGCTGGAGGCGATGATCCCGCTCGCGCGGCGGGTGAAGGTCCGGCTGTTAGGCTACGGCATGCCGTCTTTCTGGCAGGTTGACATGGGCGCGCTGAATTTCACTTTGGGCCTGTCCGGCTGGACGGCGAATGACTGGTCGCGCGCCGGCCAATTCGACCTGATGGCACCGCGCACCGCGGTCTCGACCGAGGCGGTCGAGATGGTGCTCGGCGCGCTGAACCGGAGCTGGTTCTCCAGCGCGTCGTCACTCGCCGCACAACTCTCGATGCCGCCGGCCGATGTGCTTGGCGCGCTAGTTGCGGGCACCCAGGCCGGGCTGGTGGTGAAGGATCCGGGCGATGATCTCTGGCGGGCTCGCGCGCTCAGCCGAGAGCCGCTGCCACTCGACCGGCTGCGCTTCTCCAACGAGCGCGAGGCGAAGGCCCGCGAGCTGTTCCAGCGTGGCTCGGTGAAGGTCGAGGTCGAGGAACGCATCGGCGAACGGCAGATCGCCGGCATCGTGGATGATGGCAAGACGCGCTATCCGGTGGAGGCGGTGATCGATGCCGACGAGCGGCTCGTCCGCGCGAAGTGCTCCTGCAATTTCTTCCAACAGAACCGCCTGCGCCTGGGGCCCTGCGAGCATGTCCTCGCGGCCCGCATGGCAAAGGCGCGCTACCACTTTTCGGCGAAATGA
- a CDS encoding reverse transcriptase family protein, which produces MSERQEIYDRIRAAGGRDKVILEEMIRKGFWKPGTAETAIPEALLKREAELVSDLRSLTAQQRRYQDREAALKEMRRERLAESRRKQKETEERREQERQARTAAWERRKQDEILHLGDEGSANLNQLESHHDRLARHGLPDFATHRILAQAMLTNVGELRFLAYGRKVAKFSHYRRFLMPKKTGGHRLISAPMPRLKQAQHWILEQILNKVQVHEAAHGFLRERSILTNASPHVGASLVINLDLRDFFPNITWPRVFGLFHALGYSRSVATIFAQLCTEPPVEEVELDGQTWQVATGVRHLPQGAPTSPAITNLLCRRFDARMAGIARKHGFAYTRYADDLTFSSKSGDRDAGRKVLWQVRRVIEEEGFHLHPDKLRTLGKGRRHDVTGLTVNESLSVPRNDVRNFKALLHRMEKSGPVGCTWRGCGDRILARVGGFANYLMMVDAARHADLHKRAMALLKRHGFQPEIRHPAKRQGPPPFPTPSAPPALPSSEASTGLLGKIRRWFGGK; this is translated from the coding sequence ATGTCCGAACGCCAGGAAATCTACGATCGCATCCGCGCCGCCGGTGGCCGGGACAAGGTCATCCTCGAGGAGATGATCCGGAAGGGCTTTTGGAAGCCCGGCACGGCCGAGACCGCGATTCCCGAAGCATTGCTCAAGCGCGAGGCGGAACTTGTATCCGACCTTCGCTCGCTCACCGCGCAGCAGCGCCGTTATCAAGACCGCGAGGCCGCCTTGAAGGAGATGCGTCGCGAGCGCTTGGCCGAGTCGCGCCGCAAGCAGAAGGAGACCGAGGAGCGCCGCGAGCAAGAGCGCCAGGCCCGCACCGCGGCATGGGAGCGCCGCAAGCAGGATGAGATCCTCCATCTGGGCGACGAGGGCTCGGCGAATCTCAACCAACTCGAGTCGCACCACGACCGGCTCGCTCGCCACGGCCTGCCCGACTTTGCCACCCACCGCATCCTCGCACAGGCAATGCTGACAAATGTCGGCGAGCTGCGCTTCCTCGCCTACGGTCGCAAGGTCGCGAAGTTCAGCCACTACCGGCGCTTCCTGATGCCGAAGAAAACCGGCGGCCATCGCCTGATCTCGGCGCCCATGCCGCGACTCAAGCAGGCGCAGCACTGGATCCTCGAGCAGATCTTGAACAAGGTGCAGGTGCATGAGGCGGCGCACGGCTTCCTTCGCGAACGCTCCATTCTCACGAATGCCTCACCGCACGTCGGGGCATCGCTGGTGATCAATCTCGACCTGCGCGACTTCTTCCCGAATATCACGTGGCCACGGGTCTTCGGGCTGTTCCATGCGCTCGGCTACTCGCGCTCCGTCGCCACCATTTTCGCCCAGCTCTGCACCGAGCCGCCGGTCGAGGAGGTCGAGCTCGATGGCCAGACGTGGCAAGTCGCCACCGGCGTCCGCCACCTGCCGCAGGGCGCGCCGACCAGCCCCGCGATCACGAACCTGCTGTGCCGCCGCTTTGACGCGCGCATGGCAGGCATCGCCCGCAAGCACGGCTTTGCTTACACCCGTTACGCTGACGACCTGACCTTCTCATCGAAATCCGGCGATCGAGATGCCGGCCGTAAGGTGCTCTGGCAAGTCCGCCGCGTGATCGAGGAAGAGGGCTTCCACCTCCACCCCGACAAGCTGCGCACGCTCGGCAAAGGCCGCCGCCATGATGTCACCGGCCTGACGGTCAACGAAAGCCTGTCTGTGCCGCGCAACGATGTCCGCAACTTCAAGGCACTGCTGCATCGCATGGAAAAGAGCGGCCCGGTGGGTTGCACGTGGCGCGGCTGCGGCGACCGCATCCTCGCCCGCGTCGGCGGCTTCGCGAACTACCTGATGATGGTCGATGCCGCGCGCCACGCGGACCTCCACAAGCGCGCGATGGCCCTGCTGAAACGCCACGGCTTCCAACCGGAGATCCGCCACCCGGCGAAGCGCCAAGGGCCTCCGCCTTTCCCAACTCCATCGGCTCCGCCAGCGCTTCCAAGCTCGGAAGCTTCGACCGGCCTGCTGGGCAAGATCCGCCGCTGGTTCGGAGGGAAGTAG
- the ileS gene encoding isoleucine--tRNA ligase, protein MSSESQYKDTLLLPQTTFPMRGDLVDNEPKRLAIWEKQGLYQKILGRRRAQNAPTFILHDGPPFANGDVHMGTALNKVLKDLVVKSKTMAGFTAPFVPGWDCHGLPIEFKVVKQATGLEPAEIRRRCTEFAEKFIDIQRGSFRRLGVFGDWENPYLTMAPGYEAEILRVFAKLVESGSVYQSKKPVQWSYGAQTALAEAEVEYQDKESTAIFVKFPMTPESSSKLGIGNAAMAIWTTTPWTLPANLGVAVHPDFTYEVCQFEGNGRQEILIVVKELVAELETKSGMRRTSTLKSLKGRELEHLEARHPFLDRTSKIILGQFVTTDTGTGAVHIAPGHGADDYVAGQQYGLGILSPVDDEGNFTAEVGLPQLVGKHVFKSNEPIIELLESKGVLLAKEVYRHSYPHCWRSKTPIIFRAVEQFFISLETLRGKALDAIDKVEWLPAKNRNRIYGTVEARPDWCISRQRTWGVPLPVFFDADGKAILSAEVACKVADLVETQGTNIWFELSDEELAQKLGLPAGVKKCRDTLDVWIDSGCSHVAVLEKHPELHAPADLYLEATDQHRGWFQSSLMMSIAWRGTAPYKSVLTHGFVVDKDKKKISKSDAAKAGKPTDAAHFYNKYGSDILRLWVSSVDWQSEVPFSEDLFKQVAEPYRRLRNTLRILLGNLDGFDAGMDRVAPSHLPLLDQWILERLHAVVAECRKAYEQYEFRKVFNAVNQFCSTDLSAIYIDATKDRMYCDAKNSVRRRASQTAMYDVFNALAKLLAPILAFTADEAWEHATFTEGSVHEQDFPEPDPAFASGAATAKVNRLLEIRRTMQTAIEEQIQAKTFMKNNEAAVTLVVPEKEPVYDLLRDRQFATEFFIIADLDVSAGKKLSAKAAKTSHKMCPRCRRYEPLGKSGLCARCESVVQAVSHA, encoded by the coding sequence ATGAGTTCCGAATCGCAATACAAAGACACGCTGCTGCTGCCGCAAACGACGTTCCCGATGCGCGGGGACCTCGTGGACAACGAGCCGAAGCGGCTGGCGATTTGGGAGAAACAGGGCCTTTACCAGAAGATCCTCGGCCGCCGCCGTGCTCAAAATGCGCCGACCTTCATCCTCCATGACGGCCCGCCCTTCGCGAATGGCGACGTGCACATGGGCACCGCGCTCAACAAGGTGCTCAAGGACCTCGTCGTGAAGTCGAAGACGATGGCCGGTTTCACCGCGCCCTTCGTTCCCGGCTGGGACTGTCACGGCCTGCCGATCGAGTTCAAGGTGGTCAAGCAGGCCACCGGACTGGAGCCCGCCGAGATCCGCCGCCGCTGCACCGAGTTCGCGGAAAAGTTCATCGATATCCAGCGCGGCTCGTTCCGCCGCCTCGGCGTGTTCGGCGATTGGGAGAATCCCTACCTGACCATGGCCCCCGGCTATGAGGCGGAGATCCTGCGCGTCTTCGCCAAGCTGGTCGAAAGCGGCTCGGTCTATCAGAGCAAGAAGCCGGTCCAGTGGTCCTACGGCGCGCAGACCGCGCTGGCCGAGGCCGAGGTCGAGTACCAGGACAAGGAAAGCACCGCGATCTTCGTGAAGTTCCCGATGACCCCGGAGTCATCGTCGAAGCTCGGCATCGGCAACGCGGCGATGGCGATCTGGACGACCACGCCGTGGACGCTGCCCGCCAACCTCGGCGTGGCGGTGCACCCGGATTTCACCTACGAGGTCTGCCAATTCGAAGGCAACGGCCGCCAGGAAATCCTGATCGTAGTGAAGGAACTCGTGGCCGAGCTTGAGACGAAGTCCGGCATGCGTCGTACTTCCACGCTCAAGAGCCTGAAGGGCCGCGAGCTCGAACACCTCGAAGCGCGCCACCCGTTCCTCGACCGCACTTCCAAGATCATCCTCGGCCAGTTCGTCACCACCGACACTGGCACCGGCGCGGTCCACATCGCTCCGGGCCATGGTGCGGATGACTACGTGGCCGGCCAGCAGTACGGACTCGGCATCCTTTCGCCGGTCGATGACGAGGGCAACTTCACCGCTGAGGTCGGCTTGCCCCAGTTGGTCGGCAAGCATGTCTTCAAGTCGAACGAACCGATCATCGAGCTGTTGGAAAGCAAGGGCGTGTTGCTCGCGAAGGAAGTCTATCGCCACAGCTACCCGCATTGCTGGCGTTCGAAGACCCCGATCATCTTCCGCGCGGTGGAGCAGTTCTTCATCTCGCTGGAAACCCTGCGCGGAAAGGCGCTCGACGCGATCGACAAGGTCGAGTGGCTGCCGGCGAAGAACCGGAACCGCATCTACGGCACCGTGGAAGCGCGGCCGGACTGGTGCATCTCGCGCCAGCGCACCTGGGGCGTGCCGCTGCCCGTGTTCTTCGATGCCGACGGCAAGGCCATCCTTTCCGCTGAGGTCGCCTGCAAGGTTGCCGATCTCGTCGAAACGCAGGGCACTAACATCTGGTTCGAGCTTTCCGATGAAGAGCTCGCGCAGAAGCTCGGCCTGCCCGCCGGCGTGAAGAAGTGCCGCGACACGCTCGACGTGTGGATCGACTCCGGCTGCTCGCATGTCGCCGTGCTCGAGAAGCATCCCGAACTTCACGCGCCTGCCGATCTCTACCTCGAAGCGACCGACCAGCACCGCGGCTGGTTCCAGAGCTCGCTCATGATGAGCATCGCCTGGCGTGGCACCGCGCCCTACAAGTCCGTGCTCACCCACGGCTTCGTGGTGGACAAGGACAAGAAGAAGATCTCGAAGTCGGACGCGGCCAAAGCCGGCAAGCCGACCGACGCCGCCCACTTCTATAACAAGTACGGCTCCGACATCCTCCGCCTGTGGGTCTCCTCCGTCGATTGGCAGAGTGAGGTTCCCTTCAGCGAGGATCTCTTCAAGCAGGTTGCCGAGCCCTATCGCCGCCTCCGCAATACGCTGCGCATCCTCCTTGGCAATCTCGACGGCTTCGATGCGGGGATGGATCGCGTCGCGCCGAGCCACCTGCCGCTGCTAGACCAGTGGATTCTCGAGCGACTTCATGCCGTGGTCGCCGAGTGCCGGAAGGCCTACGAGCAGTATGAATTCCGCAAGGTCTTCAATGCGGTGAACCAGTTCTGCTCCACCGACCTGTCCGCGATCTACATCGATGCGACCAAGGACCGGATGTACTGCGACGCAAAGAACTCGGTCCGCCGCCGCGCGAGCCAGACCGCGATGTATGACGTCTTCAATGCGCTGGCCAAGCTGCTCGCGCCGATCCTCGCCTTCACCGCCGACGAGGCGTGGGAGCATGCGACCTTTACCGAGGGCAGCGTTCACGAGCAGGACTTCCCCGAGCCGGATCCGGCCTTCGCTTCCGGTGCGGCGACGGCGAAGGTGAACCGCCTGCTGGAGATCCGCCGGACGATGCAGACCGCGATCGAGGAGCAGATCCAGGCCAAAACCTTCATGAAGAACAACGAGGCTGCGGTGACGCTGGTCGTCCCGGAAAAGGAGCCGGTGTACGACCTGCTGCGAGACCGCCAGTTCGCCACCGAGTTCTTCATCATCGCCGATCTCGACGTGTCCGCCGGCAAGAAGCTCTCGGCCAAGGCCGCGAAGACGAGCCACAAGATGTGCCCGCGCTGCCGCCGCTACGAGCCGCTCGGCAAGTCCGGTCTTTGCGCGCGCTGCGAGTCCGTGGTGCAGGCCGTTTCCCACGCGTGA
- a CDS encoding signal peptidase II produces MEASPVSKEWQLKWILLGLTLPLYILDQWSKFWVVANFPEPDPGKFSAGVERPVIEGFFNLVRVHNQGVAFGFGNGSDWAPVVFLAVPIIALVLITLGLKNNFFFGNWGKVAVGLLLCGIFGNLTDRLIQGSRLSYMEGAPLWDRLKAGYVVDFLDFTIPLVNYRWPSFNVADSCICVAAALLFFSGLKADLQKKEPS; encoded by the coding sequence ATGGAAGCTTCACCTGTTAGCAAGGAGTGGCAGCTCAAGTGGATCCTTTTGGGTCTGACCCTGCCGCTCTACATCCTCGACCAGTGGTCGAAGTTCTGGGTCGTCGCGAACTTCCCCGAGCCTGACCCGGGGAAGTTCTCCGCGGGTGTGGAGAGGCCGGTGATCGAAGGCTTCTTCAACCTCGTCCGCGTGCACAACCAGGGCGTGGCCTTCGGCTTTGGCAACGGCAGCGACTGGGCTCCGGTGGTTTTCCTTGCGGTGCCCATCATCGCACTCGTGCTGATCACGCTGGGGCTGAAGAATAACTTCTTCTTCGGCAATTGGGGCAAGGTCGCTGTCGGCCTGCTGCTGTGCGGGATCTTCGGCAATCTCACCGACCGCCTGATCCAAGGGTCGCGTCTTTCCTACATGGAAGGTGCGCCGCTGTGGGATCGTCTGAAGGCCGGCTACGTGGTCGACTTCCTCGACTTCACCATTCCGCTGGTGAACTACCGCTGGCCCTCCTTCAACGTCGCCGACTCCTGCATCTGCGTCGCCGCGGCGCTGCTTTTCTTCAGCGGCCTGAAGGCGGACCTGCAGAAGAAGGAGCCGTCCTGA
- a CDS encoding TerC family protein: MDWTYILGTDPAAGITVILSLILIEGILSVDNAAVLATMVMRLPEEQRGKALKYGIIGAYVFRGICLALVAWLMSIWWLEPIGGLYLLFLAWKHFARNESAEGEAAEHVEKEGNWLHRHTMGRLGPFWATVVAVEIMDLAFSLDNVFAAVAFTKNKQLFPPPSDIVLVCIGVFIGILAMRFAAQGFVKLMHKFPFLEKCAYLVIGILGIKLLLSVPRHFLPEGNPVHDFLASKYFDLGTSAVTILIFIVPVVVHRLKHPTPTE, encoded by the coding sequence ATGGACTGGACCTACATTCTCGGCACTGATCCTGCCGCCGGTATCACGGTGATTCTCTCGCTGATCCTTATCGAGGGCATCCTCTCCGTGGACAATGCCGCGGTGCTCGCCACCATGGTGATGAGGCTGCCGGAGGAGCAGCGCGGGAAGGCGCTGAAGTATGGTATCATCGGTGCCTACGTTTTCCGGGGCATCTGCCTCGCCCTCGTGGCGTGGCTCATGAGCATCTGGTGGCTGGAACCAATCGGCGGTCTCTACCTGTTGTTCCTCGCGTGGAAACACTTCGCTCGCAACGAAAGCGCGGAAGGCGAAGCCGCCGAGCATGTGGAAAAGGAAGGCAACTGGCTCCATCGCCACACCATGGGGCGCCTCGGTCCTTTCTGGGCCACCGTCGTGGCCGTGGAAATCATGGATCTGGCATTCTCCCTGGACAATGTTTTCGCCGCCGTCGCATTCACGAAGAACAAGCAACTCTTCCCGCCGCCGTCTGACATCGTCCTGGTCTGCATTGGCGTCTTCATCGGCATCCTCGCCATGCGCTTCGCTGCACAGGGGTTCGTGAAGCTGATGCACAAGTTTCCTTTCTTGGAAAAGTGCGCCTACCTCGTCATCGGCATCCTCGGTATCAAGCTGCTTCTTAGCGTCCCGCGACACTTCCTCCCGGAGGGAAATCCGGTGCACGATTTCCTGGCCAGCAAGTATTTCGATTTGGGCACTTCGGCGGTCACGATCCTTATCTTCATTGTGCCCGTGGTGGTTCACCGTCTGAAGCACCCCACTCCCACGGAGTGA
- a CDS encoding alpha/beta fold hydrolase yields MKEDEQMRLPDGRALGYADYGDPAGEPVFFFHGWPSSRYQGKLLHELAAERGLRLIAPDRPGVGLSDPLPGRGFASWPGDVAGLADALGIGRFKLYGISGGGPYTLATAAALPDRVIAAAVLCGAPPFGGAEDRAGMHWAYRGMARLRKLRNVAMPVVVSTSRWMIARGAERAPMTWMLRSIPPSDREAILDAGCWESVTRSYLEGVRKGPAHTLADGELYLEPWDFSPEDIRVPVAFWHGLADKNLPCEVAKRLAARVPGAEGHWEEGEGHYSLPLRYRAQVLDWLRDQA; encoded by the coding sequence ATGAAGGAGGACGAACAGATGCGCCTGCCCGACGGCCGGGCACTGGGCTACGCGGACTACGGCGATCCTGCCGGGGAGCCGGTGTTCTTTTTCCACGGCTGGCCGAGCAGCCGCTATCAGGGAAAGCTGCTGCATGAACTGGCCGCGGAGCGAGGGCTGCGGCTGATCGCGCCGGACCGGCCGGGGGTCGGCTTGTCCGATCCGCTGCCCGGCCGCGGTTTCGCGAGCTGGCCGGGCGATGTCGCCGGCTTGGCCGATGCGCTGGGAATCGGGCGCTTCAAGCTCTATGGCATTTCCGGGGGCGGGCCCTACACGCTGGCCACTGCCGCGGCGCTGCCAGACCGTGTGATCGCCGCAGCAGTGCTCTGCGGTGCGCCGCCCTTTGGCGGTGCGGAGGACCGTGCCGGCATGCACTGGGCCTACCGCGGCATGGCGCGACTGCGGAAGCTCCGCAACGTGGCGATGCCCGTCGTGGTCTCGACGAGCCGCTGGATGATCGCCCGCGGAGCGGAACGGGCTCCCATGACGTGGATGCTGCGCAGCATCCCGCCGTCCGACCGCGAGGCCATCCTGGACGCCGGCTGCTGGGAAAGCGTCACCCGCAGCTATCTGGAAGGCGTGCGCAAGGGCCCGGCGCATACCTTGGCCGATGGCGAACTCTACCTCGAACCTTGGGATTTCTCACCGGAGGACATCCGGGTGCCGGTCGCCTTCTGGCACGGGCTGGCGGACAAGAACCTGCCGTGCGAGGTCGCGAAGCGGCTCGCGGCCCGGGTCCCCGGGGCCGAGGGCCATTGGGAGGAAGGCGAAGGTCACTACTCTCTGCCTCTGCGCTATCGCGCGCAGGTGCTCGATTGGTTGCGAGATCAGGCTTGA
- a CDS encoding type II secretion system protein — translation MKTNIRQHGGFTLVELLVVIVIIAALAGLSAPVILKQRKAADRTEAINNIKQINLALIDFDNDYGSFPDNDTQEDVKDATGTALSFGGTFANDYFRQLIAAGNRSEKIFWCKTGFSPKKGDDIVTPGKALDAGEVGFSYIMASQTDGQSSSGEPGRPVLATPSLKAQPNWEFDPEPYGDKAVVLRIDGSAKAETIRTDNKKISIQGGRFLETTGENTPWGTDINPVMRAPQPKGN, via the coding sequence ATGAAAACCAATATCCGTCAGCACGGCGGCTTCACCCTGGTGGAGCTCCTCGTGGTGATCGTCATCATCGCGGCCCTCGCGGGCCTTTCGGCTCCCGTCATCCTGAAGCAGCGCAAGGCTGCCGACCGGACGGAAGCGATCAACAACATCAAGCAGATCAACCTCGCGCTGATCGACTTCGATAACGACTACGGCAGCTTCCCGGACAACGATACCCAGGAAGATGTGAAGGATGCAACCGGCACGGCCCTCAGCTTCGGCGGCACCTTCGCGAACGACTACTTCCGCCAACTGATCGCGGCCGGCAACCGGTCGGAGAAGATCTTCTGGTGCAAGACCGGCTTCAGTCCGAAGAAGGGTGATGACATCGTCACCCCCGGCAAGGCACTGGACGCTGGCGAAGTCGGCTTCAGCTACATTATGGCGAGCCAGACCGACGGTCAAAGCTCCTCGGGTGAGCCGGGCCGTCCGGTCCTCGCCACCCCGTCGCTGAAGGCCCAGCCTAACTGGGAATTCGATCCAGAACCTTACGGCGACAAGGCAGTCGTGCTCCGCATTGACGGCAGCGCCAAGGCCGAGACGATCCGTACCGACAACAAGAAGATCAGCATCCAAGGCGGTCGTTTCCTCGAAACCACCGGGGAGAACACCCCATGGGGCACCGATATCAACCCCGTCATGCGCGCTCCGCAGCCGAAGGGCAACTGA
- the rph gene encoding ribonuclease PH, with amino-acid sequence MSSARHDGRQPDQLRPISFIPHVAPHAAGSVLVSFGNTRVICAATIDEDVPRWMKMQRVEGGWLTAEYSMLPYSTLERKDRDISRGKLDGRSSEIQRLIGRALRAVTDLSKLGQRTVWIDCDVLQADGGTRTASITGGCVALAIALNKLMSAGKLKTFPLTKLVSGISAGVVNGQPVLDLDYIEDKEASVDFNVVMTESGEFVEVQGSGEEAVFSGAEMTSMLELATKGSAELVALQKKAILEADRPSGDALASLAAAFGR; translated from the coding sequence ATGTCTTCTGCCCGCCACGACGGCCGCCAGCCGGATCAACTGCGCCCGATTTCCTTCATCCCCCACGTGGCCCCGCATGCGGCGGGTTCGGTGCTGGTCTCCTTCGGCAATACCCGGGTGATCTGCGCGGCGACCATCGATGAGGATGTGCCGCGGTGGATGAAAATGCAACGGGTGGAGGGGGGGTGGCTGACCGCGGAATACAGCATGCTCCCGTATTCCACGCTGGAACGGAAGGACCGCGATATCTCGCGCGGCAAGCTCGACGGCCGGTCCTCGGAAATCCAGCGGCTGATCGGCCGGGCGCTGCGGGCGGTGACGGATCTCTCGAAACTCGGCCAGCGCACGGTCTGGATCGACTGCGACGTGCTGCAGGCCGACGGCGGAACCCGCACAGCCTCAATCACCGGTGGCTGCGTGGCGCTGGCGATCGCCCTGAACAAGCTGATGTCGGCAGGCAAACTGAAGACTTTCCCGCTGACGAAGCTGGTGTCCGGCATTTCCGCTGGCGTTGTGAATGGCCAGCCGGTTCTCGATCTGGATTACATCGAGGACAAGGAGGCCTCGGTGGATTTCAATGTGGTGATGACCGAGAGCGGCGAGTTCGTGGAGGTTCAGGGCAGCGGCGAGGAGGCGGTTTTCTCCGGCGCCGAGATGACCTCGATGCTGGAGCTGGCGACCAAGGGGTCCGCCGAACTGGTGGCGCTGCAAAAGAAGGCGATCCTCGAGGCCGACCGGCCGAGCGGCGACGCGCTGGCCTCGCTCGCGGCGGCCTTCGGGCGGTGA